From a region of the Rouxiella sp. S1S-2 genome:
- a CDS encoding FadR/GntR family transcriptional regulator — translation MSNYPISKEGSPVADPARRKRTDEIVDEIKRTIISDNLVPGDRLPQEKDLTTRFAAGKGTVREALKSLEVQGLIRTRTGPGGGAFIESMSETRAMSLLSNYLFTRQISISDIYALRKALEPIVAVSAINNMDQAGFDKLHELIGVYDHEPADEQERWDQRMAELDFHGVVASYSDNVLLAFICHFLQRLLKDLAVCKDIYQRPEPVQRGAGIEYQYCLIEAMRRKDAQKVEQIMTEHMAHAEKAMVALQATLDERFLSD, via the coding sequence ATGAGCAATTATCCTATATCCAAAGAAGGCTCTCCCGTTGCAGATCCGGCTCGACGAAAGCGCACGGACGAGATTGTCGATGAGATAAAAAGGACCATTATCAGCGACAATCTGGTCCCTGGCGATCGACTGCCGCAGGAGAAAGACCTGACCACGCGTTTTGCAGCCGGTAAAGGCACCGTGCGTGAGGCGCTAAAATCACTTGAGGTTCAGGGGCTTATCCGCACTCGCACCGGTCCTGGCGGGGGCGCTTTTATCGAGTCGATGAGTGAAACCCGCGCAATGAGCCTGCTGTCGAATTATCTGTTTACCCGCCAAATTTCAATCAGTGACATTTATGCCCTGCGAAAAGCGCTGGAACCTATTGTGGCGGTCAGCGCCATCAACAATATGGATCAAGCCGGTTTCGACAAGCTTCACGAACTGATTGGCGTTTACGACCATGAGCCTGCGGACGAGCAGGAACGCTGGGATCAGCGCATGGCCGAACTTGATTTCCACGGCGTGGTTGCCAGCTATTCCGATAACGTGCTGCTGGCGTTTATCTGCCATTTCCTGCAGCGTTTGTTAAAGGATTTGGCGGTATGCAAGGACATTTATCAGCGCCCCGAGCCGGTTCAGCGCGGCGCCGGCATTGAATATCAGTACTGCCTGATTGAGGCTATGCGCCGCAAAGACGCGCAAAAGGTGGAACAGATAATGACCGAGCATATGGCTCACGCGGAGAAGGCGATGGTGGCACTTCAGGCCACGCTGGATGAGCGCTTTTTAAGTGATTAA
- a CDS encoding cation diffusion facilitator family transporter, which translates to MTDSTTSPASHDGPYKGLTRFASMVSLIVALILVSVKVWAWAATGSMSLLTSAADGLVDVLASLVTLIGVRYAGRPADKGHRYGHGKAEAVAAFVQALLLGAAGLVLGGESLGRLLNPQPLAALGLGIWVIIGSSIAAAGLVLMQSYVVKRTGSTAIAADRAHYVTDVAVNVAVLLALVLEHYLGWTRSDSVGALLISLYMIWNAKGMAADALKQLLDRELDVEDRKRVRAAVMSCEGVKGVHDIRTRNGGDRVFVEFHLEVDGKLSVDVGHDIGDAAEAAVRLLFGAADVTAHLEPAGIDDDRLDNLFK; encoded by the coding sequence ATGACAGATTCAACGACTTCCCCTGCAAGTCATGATGGACCTTATAAAGGCCTTACTCGATTTGCATCGATGGTGTCCCTGATAGTGGCGTTAATTCTCGTCAGCGTAAAAGTTTGGGCATGGGCGGCTACCGGCTCCATGTCATTACTCACTTCGGCAGCCGATGGGCTGGTTGACGTGCTCGCTTCGCTGGTCACGCTGATAGGTGTGCGCTACGCCGGACGTCCGGCCGATAAAGGCCATCGCTACGGACATGGCAAAGCCGAGGCCGTGGCGGCGTTTGTACAGGCGCTGTTGCTCGGCGCGGCGGGTCTGGTACTTGGCGGAGAATCACTGGGTCGCCTGCTTAATCCTCAGCCATTGGCGGCGTTGGGGCTTGGCATTTGGGTTATTATTGGCAGCTCGATTGCAGCAGCCGGTCTGGTACTGATGCAGAGCTACGTGGTTAAGCGTACCGGCTCAACCGCCATTGCCGCTGACCGCGCGCACTATGTCACCGACGTAGCGGTAAACGTTGCTGTGCTACTTGCGCTGGTGCTGGAACATTATCTTGGCTGGACTCGCTCTGACTCGGTGGGCGCGCTGCTGATCTCCTTATATATGATTTGGAACGCCAAAGGCATGGCGGCCGATGCTTTAAAACAGCTGCTGGATCGTGAACTTGATGTTGAAGATCGTAAGCGGGTCAGGGCGGCGGTAATGAGCTGTGAAGGGGTTAAAGGTGTGCACGATATTCGCACCCGCAACGGCGGCGACCGCGTATTCGTTGAGTTTCATCTTGAAGTGGACGGTAAGCTTTCAGTCGACGTCGGTCATGACATTGGTGATGCGGCAGAGGCCGCCGTAAGGCTGCTGTTTGGCGCGGCGGACGTGACTGCGCACCTTGAACCAGCGGGTATCGACGACGACCGGTTGGACAATCTGTTTAAGTAA
- a CDS encoding HlyD family secretion protein — MSNTTSDHNNMTDNKKEMESRGTDAPESTQSEIKSTHVKAGEGHTSPDDSTDSQKDNGDKKDAENRKGPGKKPLIILGIVVLVVVIAAAIFWFLNRNLETTDDAFTEGNTVTVAPKIAGYVVNLAVKDNEFVKKGQLVVQIDPRDATAQRDQANAQLGLAVSQLHQAQVQFDLAKVQYPAQLAQAKAQEARAEANLLNATADYRRQRGVDPRATSQQNIDTASAQLRSANADLANAKAQVDVAAQVQLQIRNAETNVEARQQQVEQAKAQLETANLNLSYADVRAPFDGFVTMRNVQLGTLVQAGSSLFSLVSPDIWITANFKESQLERMKPGDKVDVKIDAYPNITLHGHVDSIQQGTGSRFSAFPAENATGNYVKIVQRVPVKIVIESGLDPKKPLPLGLSVDPTVTVE, encoded by the coding sequence ATGAGCAACACAACCAGCGATCATAACAACATGACAGATAACAAAAAAGAGATGGAATCACGCGGCACTGATGCACCAGAAAGTACCCAGTCAGAAATCAAATCAACGCACGTTAAAGCGGGAGAAGGCCATACCAGCCCTGACGATAGCACGGACAGTCAAAAGGATAATGGTGATAAAAAAGACGCTGAGAACCGCAAGGGTCCGGGTAAGAAACCACTCATTATTTTAGGCATTGTGGTGCTGGTTGTGGTGATAGCCGCGGCTATTTTCTGGTTTTTAAACCGTAACCTTGAAACCACTGATGACGCCTTTACTGAAGGCAACACCGTCACTGTTGCGCCTAAAATTGCCGGTTATGTGGTAAATCTGGCGGTTAAAGACAACGAATTTGTCAAAAAAGGTCAGTTGGTGGTGCAGATTGACCCACGTGACGCCACCGCGCAGCGCGATCAGGCCAATGCACAGTTAGGTTTGGCGGTGTCACAGCTTCATCAGGCCCAGGTACAGTTTGATTTGGCTAAAGTACAGTATCCGGCGCAGCTGGCTCAGGCCAAGGCGCAGGAAGCGCGTGCCGAGGCCAACTTGCTCAATGCAACCGCGGATTATCGCCGTCAGCGCGGCGTTGACCCACGCGCAACCTCACAGCAAAACATTGATACCGCCAGCGCTCAACTGCGTTCTGCCAATGCCGACCTGGCCAATGCCAAGGCACAGGTTGACGTTGCCGCGCAGGTTCAACTGCAGATCCGTAACGCCGAAACTAACGTAGAGGCGCGTCAGCAGCAGGTTGAACAGGCCAAGGCCCAGTTGGAAACGGCTAACCTTAACCTTTCCTATGCCGACGTTCGCGCGCCGTTTGACGGCTTCGTGACGATGCGTAATGTGCAGTTGGGTACGCTGGTGCAGGCAGGTTCTTCACTGTTCTCACTGGTTTCTCCAGATATCTGGATAACCGCCAATTTTAAAGAGTCACAGCTTGAACGTATGAAGCCGGGAGACAAGGTTGATGTAAAAATTGACGCCTACCCAAACATTACACTGCACGGTCACGTAGACAGTATTCAGCAGGGTACCGGCTCTCGCTTCTCGGCCTTCCCGGCTGAAAATGCCACCGGCAACTATGTGAAAATCGTTCAACGCGTTCCGGTTAAAATTGTTATCGAAAGCGGACTCGACCCTAAAAAACCGTTGCCATTGGGGCTGTCTGTTGACCCTACGGTAACCGTTGAATGA
- a CDS encoding DHA2 family efflux MFS transporter permease subunit encodes MSAEHSSWVPKSNPWAVAIVVTIAVFMEILDTTIVNVALPHIAGSLSSSYDESTWVLTSYLVANGIVLPVSAFLSRTFGRKNYFMICILMFTVCSFLCGIATELWQMILFRLLQGFFGGGLQPVQQSVLLDYFKKEDRGKAFGLSSIAIIVAPILGPTLGGLITDSYSWRWVFLINIPIGVIALIAIYQLLEDPPWEKKSKDKLSIDYIGIGLITLGLGCLQVMMDRGEDEDWFQSGFIVTFAVLAIVGIVGAVYWLLYAKKPVVDLRCLKDRNFAVSCLLMGGMAMILYGSSVVIPQLAQQQLGYTATLSGLVMSPGALLIVFSIPLVLKLMPMVQTRYLIAFGFTVMMLSFIYSMTLVPNIDFETLVMFRSAQSLGLGFLFVPLTTIAFVTLPQRMNADGAALFTMFRNVAGSIGISLSTAGVTERSQANSAHMVHNMTPLNEQFNLAVQKGAAAIRDFTSLAGDPTALATSRMYQEMVSQSRILAYIDVFSYCAIVACILIPFCFLLSPVKSEGNAGAH; translated from the coding sequence ATGAGTGCCGAACATAGCAGTTGGGTTCCCAAAAGTAATCCGTGGGCGGTGGCCATTGTGGTCACCATCGCGGTATTTATGGAAATTCTGGATACCACCATCGTCAACGTGGCGCTGCCGCACATCGCGGGGTCACTCTCCTCAAGCTACGATGAATCCACCTGGGTACTGACGTCTTATCTGGTGGCCAACGGCATCGTGCTGCCGGTTTCGGCGTTCCTCAGCCGAACGTTTGGCCGCAAAAATTATTTCATGATTTGTATCCTGATGTTTACCGTCTGCTCCTTCCTGTGCGGGATTGCCACCGAACTGTGGCAGATGATCCTATTCCGCCTGCTGCAAGGGTTCTTTGGCGGGGGTTTGCAACCGGTGCAACAGTCAGTATTGCTCGACTATTTTAAAAAAGAAGATCGCGGCAAAGCGTTTGGCCTTTCTTCAATTGCGATTATCGTCGCGCCTATCCTTGGCCCTACTCTCGGCGGTTTAATCACCGACAGCTACAGCTGGCGTTGGGTATTTTTGATCAACATTCCTATTGGGGTTATTGCGCTGATTGCCATTTATCAGCTGCTTGAAGACCCGCCGTGGGAGAAAAAATCTAAGGACAAGCTCAGTATCGACTACATCGGTATTGGCCTGATAACGCTGGGGCTTGGCTGTCTGCAGGTAATGATGGACCGCGGCGAAGATGAAGACTGGTTCCAATCCGGCTTTATCGTGACCTTTGCGGTGTTGGCGATTGTGGGCATTGTGGGGGCCGTTTACTGGCTGCTGTATGCCAAAAAGCCGGTCGTCGACTTACGCTGCCTGAAAGACCGCAACTTTGCCGTCTCGTGCCTGTTGATGGGCGGCATGGCTATGATCCTTTACGGCAGCTCGGTGGTTATCCCGCAGTTGGCTCAGCAGCAGTTAGGCTATACCGCTACCCTTTCCGGTCTGGTGATGTCGCCGGGCGCGTTGCTCATCGTATTCAGTATTCCGCTGGTGCTTAAACTGATGCCCATGGTGCAAACGCGTTACCTGATTGCCTTTGGTTTCACTGTGATGATGCTGTCGTTTATCTATTCAATGACACTGGTACCCAATATCGATTTTGAAACGCTGGTGATGTTCCGCAGCGCGCAGTCGTTAGGGCTGGGCTTCCTGTTTGTGCCGCTGACCACTATTGCGTTTGTGACACTGCCGCAGCGCATGAACGCCGACGGCGCGGCACTGTTTACCATGTTCCGCAACGTCGCGGGATCGATTGGTATTTCGCTGTCCACGGCGGGGGTAACCGAACGTTCGCAGGCCAACAGTGCGCACATGGTGCACAACATGACGCCTTTGAATGAGCAATTTAATTTGGCGGTGCAGAAAGGCGCGGCGGCGATCCGCGACTTTACCAGCCTTGCGGGCGACCCCACCGCGCTGGCAACCAGTCGAATGTATCAAGAGATGGTTTCCCAATCGCGGATCCTCGCCTATATCGATGTGTTCAGCTACTGCGCGATTGTTGCCTGTATTTTGATCCCATTTTGTTTCCTGCTTTCGCCAGTTAAGAGCGAAGGCAATGCCGGAGCCCATTAA
- a CDS encoding efflux transporter outer membrane subunit, whose translation MPEPINMSAYVSRFTLSALALALVGCSVGPDYQAPQAKTPSAYNDVNHPKKNPADSIALSSQPSPLWWKSFKDPQLDSLIDRAIAGNISLQQAVLRIAGAREQVTQAKGAWMPSVNASAKATRQQLGLRGELESTGAQGKIDALSPEAASAIDTATDPINIYQGSFDASWELDLFGGTRRSVEMADAQTQSSVESRNDALVSLQAEVARTYLQLRGAQTVLAAIQTQIDVAQQTLELTQSQAQHGLAPQLDVENSRAQLGSLRAQLPQYESQQRQAMNGLAVLLGQIPGALDGELTQFKPLPTIPAVVAVGVPSELARRRPDVRKAEADLHAATANIGVSVAQLFPSISLTGQFGMRNSDSGYLTDWSSHFYSFGPQVSIPIFQGGRLVSSVRLSRAQQANAVLSYRQTVLTALQDVDNALVNYRTDQDRVNGLEESANALQTSFELATDGYKKGLSSFINVLDAQRQLAQARQQSAEAKVQTSTDLVTLYKSLGGGWEPYQNYKLPSYSVFGPAETVKP comes from the coding sequence ATGCCGGAGCCCATTAATATGTCGGCCTATGTATCACGCTTTACCCTTTCTGCTCTGGCACTGGCGCTGGTTGGCTGCTCGGTGGGGCCAGATTATCAGGCGCCGCAGGCGAAAACGCCCAGTGCCTACAATGATGTGAATCATCCGAAGAAAAATCCGGCCGACTCTATCGCCCTGTCGTCTCAGCCGAGCCCACTGTGGTGGAAATCATTTAAAGACCCGCAGCTTGATAGCCTGATTGACCGTGCGATTGCCGGCAATATTTCGCTTCAGCAGGCGGTGCTGCGCATCGCCGGTGCGCGTGAACAGGTGACCCAGGCCAAAGGGGCCTGGATGCCTTCCGTCAACGCCAGCGCCAAGGCCACGCGCCAGCAGCTGGGTCTGCGAGGCGAGTTGGAGTCAACCGGTGCACAGGGTAAAATTGACGCCCTGAGCCCCGAAGCGGCGAGCGCTATCGATACTGCCACCGACCCTATCAATATTTATCAGGGCAGCTTTGATGCCAGCTGGGAGCTTGACCTGTTCGGCGGCACCCGTCGTTCGGTAGAGATGGCCGATGCGCAGACGCAGTCTTCCGTCGAGAGCCGCAACGATGCGCTGGTTTCTCTGCAGGCCGAAGTGGCGCGAACGTATCTGCAACTGCGCGGCGCACAAACGGTGTTGGCAGCTATTCAGACCCAAATAGACGTCGCTCAACAAACGCTGGAACTGACACAGAGTCAGGCCCAACACGGACTGGCACCGCAGCTCGACGTTGAAAACTCACGCGCCCAGCTCGGATCTTTACGCGCCCAGCTGCCGCAGTATGAGTCCCAGCAGCGTCAGGCAATGAACGGGCTAGCCGTGTTACTGGGACAGATCCCAGGCGCACTGGACGGCGAGCTGACGCAGTTTAAACCGCTGCCGACCATTCCGGCCGTTGTGGCCGTGGGCGTACCGTCGGAGCTGGCACGCCGTCGTCCTGACGTGCGCAAGGCCGAGGCAGACCTTCACGCTGCCACCGCCAACATCGGTGTTTCGGTCGCTCAACTGTTCCCGAGTATTTCACTCACCGGGCAATTTGGGATGCGCAACAGCGACTCGGGTTATCTCACCGACTGGAGCAGTCATTTCTATTCGTTCGGTCCACAGGTTTCTATCCCCATTTTCCAGGGTGGACGTCTGGTCTCCAGCGTAAGACTCTCGCGTGCACAGCAGGCCAACGCCGTGCTCAGCTACCGCCAGACGGTGCTCACCGCGCTGCAAGATGTCGATAATGCGCTGGTGAACTATCGCACCGATCAGGACCGAGTCAACGGTCTCGAAGAGTCGGCCAATGCGCTGCAAACCAGCTTTGAACTGGCCACCGACGGCTATAAAAAAGGGTTGTCTTCGTTTATTAACGTGCTTGATGCGCAGCGCCAGTTGGCCCAGGCGCGCCAACAGAGTGCCGAAGCCAAGGTGCAGACCAGTACCGATCTGGTCACCTTGTATAAATCGCTCGGCGGAGGCTGGGAGCCGTATCAGAACTACAAACTGCCGAGCTACAGCGTATTTGGACCGGCGGAAACGGTTAAACCGTAA
- the corA gene encoding magnesium/cobalt transporter CorA, translating to MNITPDEKKPQPDSVISSVAYRNGKVMQQVTVEDISEVIKEPDTFVWLGLVQPDNDYMRQIQEEFSLHDLAIEDALTAHQRPKIEQYGESLFIVAKTAQLVGDVIKYGETHLFVGKNFLITVRHGASSSYAQVRKHAEECPDLLAKGPGYALYAVLDVIVDNYLTILHEYTQQFQQIESRMFQSDFDQNAVHEVYRLRRELLSLHNAALPMGDICNQLIQHHETLVPKSLRAYLRDVQDHTRQVVTTTDDMREMLANAMHVNLALVSVHQNEVVQRLAGWGAILAIPTVIFSLYGMNFKDMPELNDSWGYPVTLGVTIVGCVALYVKLKKSGWL from the coding sequence ATGAACATCACCCCCGATGAAAAAAAACCGCAGCCCGACTCCGTGATTTCTAGCGTTGCCTATCGCAATGGAAAAGTGATGCAGCAGGTGACGGTCGAAGACATTAGCGAAGTCATCAAAGAACCTGACACCTTTGTCTGGCTAGGTCTGGTGCAGCCAGACAATGACTACATGCGGCAAATTCAGGAAGAGTTTAGCCTGCACGATTTGGCGATTGAGGACGCACTTACCGCCCATCAGCGGCCTAAAATCGAGCAGTACGGCGAGTCGTTGTTTATCGTGGCTAAAACGGCGCAGCTGGTGGGTGATGTGATTAAATACGGCGAAACACACCTGTTTGTGGGTAAGAATTTTTTAATTACCGTGCGACACGGCGCGTCCTCCAGCTATGCGCAGGTGCGAAAACACGCCGAGGAGTGCCCTGACCTGTTGGCGAAAGGCCCCGGCTATGCGCTTTACGCGGTACTGGACGTGATTGTTGATAACTATCTGACCATTTTGCACGAGTATACCCAGCAGTTTCAGCAGATTGAGTCGAGGATGTTCCAATCGGATTTCGACCAGAATGCGGTGCATGAAGTTTACCGCCTGCGTCGTGAATTGCTCTCTCTGCACAACGCCGCCCTGCCGATGGGCGATATTTGTAATCAGCTGATTCAGCATCACGAAACGCTGGTGCCAAAATCGCTGCGCGCCTATTTGCGCGACGTGCAGGACCATACTCGACAGGTGGTAACCACCACTGACGACATGCGCGAGATGCTGGCCAATGCGATGCACGTTAATCTGGCGCTGGTTTCAGTGCATCAAAACGAAGTAGTGCAGCGCTTAGCGGGCTGGGGCGCGATCCTCGCTATTCCGACGGTGATTTTCAGCCTTTATGGCATGAACTTCAAAGACATGCCTGAGCTTAATGACAGCTGGGGTTATCCGGTAACCTTGGGGGTGACGATAGTGGGTTGCGTGGCGTTATATGTGAAATTGAAAAAGTCTGGATGGTTGTAA